The window GCTTCGCGGACAACTCTCATTTCCCGCGAAAGGAAAATGTACACCATGACGACCCGCACACGCTTTTTTCTGGCCACCGCCCTGGCTGCCGCCCTCCCGCTGGCCGGCGCAAGCTCCGCCAATGCCACCCACAAGATCGACCCCGTGCATACCTATGTGATGTTCAAGGTCCTGCACATCGGCGCCGCCTACAACTGGGGGCGATTCAATGACATTTCCGGCTCGATCTCCCTGAACACGGAGAAACCCGAGGCCAGCGCCGTTGATTTCACCATCAAGCCGGCCAGCGTGGACACCAACAATGCCAAGCGCGACGATCACCTGCGCGGGCCCGATTTCTTCCTCGCCAAGCAGTTCCCGAACGCCACCTTCAAGTCCAGGTCGGTGAAGAAGTCTGGTGACAAGACCTGGGATGTTTCCGGCGATCTCACGATCCGCGGTGTCACCAAGCCGCTGTCGTTCACCTTCACCGAGGTCGGCCGCGTGAAAAACCAGACCGGCAAGGAAGTCGTGGGCGGCCACACCACCTTCACGATCAAGCGCAGCGACTTCGGGGTGAACTACGGTATCCCGAACATCGCCGACGAGGTGGAACTGCACGTCTCGGTGGAAGCGATCGCGGAATAGCACCCGTTGCTGGCCAGTGCCCTTATCTATGGAGTTTTCCTGCCCGCCGCACTGGCGGCGGCGGTCCTGCTCAGTTCGCTCCGGCAGCGGGAAGGCGGTGACCGGCGTGCGGCGTCGGCTTCCGCCCTCCCCGCCGCCGTGGGCCTGGGCTTCGTGGCCGGTTATGCGGGAATCTCCGGCGTGCCGAAGTTCCCGCCGGTCGTGACAGGCGAGTGGCTTCCGTTCATCGCCTTCGCAGCGACGGCCTTCGCCCTTGGGTTTGCCTTCTGGAAGCCCCCTGCATGGGTGCAGCTTCTCAAGAGCTTCCTGGTGCTCGCCGCCGTCCAGTGGCTGATGCTCCGGCCGCTCATGGAACACACCTGGGAAGGCGCGGCCGGCTGGCTGTGGCTTGCCGGAACGTCACTGGCGGGACTGGCATACGTGGAGGCCAGCGAGCGGATCGCCGCGAAAACGGCCGACCATTCGCTGCTCGCCGTGGCGGGCGCATCGGGCGCGCTTACCGCGGGCACCCTTGGACTCTCCGGCAGTGCGCTGCTGGCGCAGCTTATGGGTGTGCAAGCTGCTGTCTGCGGAGTCCTGTACCTGGTGACACTGAAAAAACCGGAACTCAATGCACGGTTCATGGCCCTTCCAGCTGGCGCCATCCTGCTGGCACTTGTGGCCAATGGCCATTTCTATTCGGAGTTTTCGCTGACAGGAGCCGCCCTCGTCATGGCCGCCCCCCTGCTGCCGCTCATCGCTGCATGGAAGCTCCCCGAATCGGTTTCCGGCTGGAAACGAAGCATTCTGCTCGGTACGCTGGGCGCAGTAACGCCCGCCGTCGCGGCACTGATGGCGGTCCAAACCCCGCCCGACGTCTACTACTGATGCCGTCAGGCCGTTGTCGCGCCTTCGGAAGCGGGGCGGACGGTGCGGGCATACTTGGCGAGAACGCCGCGCTTTACCTTCAGTTCCGGCTGCTTCCACGCCGCCCGGCGCTTTTCCAGTTCCGCATCTGAAAGATCAACGGCGAGGAGTTTCCGGACGGCGTCAATCGTCACCTTGTCGCCTTCCTTCAGCAGGCCGATCGGCCCGCCGGTCCAGGCTTCCGGCGTCACATGGCCCACCACGAGACCGTGCGAGGCGCCCGAGAACCGGCCATCCGTCAGCAGTCCCACCTTCTCGCCGAGCCCCTGCCCGACCAGCGCGGCCGTCACGGCAAGCATCTCGCGCATGCCGGGACCGCCCACCGGACCCTCGCCACGGATCACGATCACATCGCCCGCCCGGATCTGCTTCGCCTGTATGGCCGCAAAGCAGGCCTCCTCGCCCTCGAATACACGCGCCGGACCGGTGATCCGGCGGGCCTCCTCGGGCAGACCAGCAACCTTGGCCACCGCGCCGCCCGGCGCGAGGTTCCCGCGCAGGACCACCAGGTGTCCCGTCGGGTACATGGGGGCATCGAACGGCTTCACCACGTCCTGTTTCCGCTGGTAGATGCTGGCCACGCCTTTGAGGTTTTCCGCCAAGGTCCTGCCCGTCACGGTGAGACAGTCGCCGTGCAGCATCCCGCGGTCCAGCAGCGCCTTCAGGACGGCCGGAGTGCCGCCCACGCGGTGCAGGTCGTTCATCACGTACCGCCCGCCGGGCTTGAGGTCAGCCAGATGCGGCACCTTGTCCCCGAGGCGGTTCATGTCGTCGAGCGTCCACTCGACCTCGGCCTCATAGGCGATGGCGAGCAGGTGCAAAACGGCGTTGGTCGAGCCACCAAGCGCGAGCACCAGCGTATAGGCGTTTTCGAGCGCCTTCTTCGTGACGATCTGGCGCGGGCGGATATCCTTCTCGATCAGGTTCACCAGCGCCTTGCCCGCAAGGAACGATTCGCGCTCCTTGCCTGCCGTCACGGCCGGCATGCTGGCGCTGTAGGGTAGCGACATCCCCATCGCCTCGATGGCGGAACTCATGGTGTTCGCCGTGTACATGCCGCCGCAGGCGCCCGGACCGGGACAGGCCTCGAACTCGATCCGGTCCACCTCGTCCGTGCTGAGGGTGCCCGCCTGCTGGCGGCCCACGGCCTCGAACACCGTGGCGATATCAATATCCGTCCCGTCGGCGCCCACGCCCGGCAGGATGCTGCCGCCATAGACGAAGATTGACGGCACGTTCATGCGGACCATCGCCATGAGACAGCCGGGCATATTCTTGTCGCACCCGCCGAAGGCGAGGATTCCGTCGTGGTTCATGCCGCCGGCGACCACCTCGATCGAATCGGCGATCACCTCGCGGGAAACGAGACTGTACCGCATCCCGAGATGGCCCATCTGGATCCCGTCGGAGGCGGTCGGCGCGCCAAAAATCTGTGGCACTCCGCCCGCCGCCCGGATACCCTCGCTGGCTTTCCGGGCCAGGCGGTCCAGATGGTCGTTGCAGGGCGTGATCTGGCTGTAGAGCGAAGCGACCCCGATCATCGGGCGGCTGAAGTCGGTATCGAGGAAACCGACGCCCCGCAGCATGGCGCGATTCGGGGCGCGGGAGATCCCCTCGGTGGTCAGGCGGCTCCGGCGGTTCAGATCGTTCGGCACGGCATACTCCCTTGTAACTACAGGCAAATTGCTGCCCGGCGTGTGCATCTACACGGCACCGGGCCTTGCTGGCAACGGTCCCCGGCCAATGCCGGTCCCCATCATCTTGTAATAACAAAAGAAAATAGCCGGTTTAATTTGCCGGCTGCTGGAATTGGTGCTTGGATTATGATCCATATCAGCTTTCCGGAGGGGAAATGCCAATCCAGAACGGACGCCAGCGCAAGCTGCTGGCCACCACCATCCTTTTCGCCACGCTCTTCTTTACCGGCTGTTCGTTTGCCGTGGTACCGCAGACCTGGCCCGCCATCATGGTCGCCATGGTGCTGGTGTTTGCGGCCGCCTGCGGAAACGGCACGACCTCCACGTCGACAGACGATGATGACGATGACCTGACCGGCTGCGGCCCCCGTCAGACCATCGTCGAGATCTTCGACAACGACGTGGACAACTGTATTGGTTTCCGGATCACCCTGAGCGGGGATAATGGCCTTGGACGGTCCGTTGCACCGGCCGGCGACATCAACGGCGACGGTTTCGACGACATCCTGATCGGACTCTCCCGCCGGGATCTGTCAAACGAAGGCCGTGGGTCTGCAGTGGTGCTGAAGGGAAAAGCGGGGCCGTTCAGCGATATCAGCCTCGACAGCCTGTCATCCGGCGACGGTTTCCGGATCGACGGCCAGGATGAAGCCGTATACGTCTACGAAGGCGGGGCATACTACTGGGAATGGGATCAGGACCAGCGGTTCGGACGGGCACTGGCGGGCGGCACCGACTTCAACGGCGACGGCTTCGCCGACATGATATTCGGATCGCACCTTACCCGGTGGGGGTATTATTACGAATGGACCGGAGAAGGGGCCTTCACCGAAGGCTATGACAATTATGACAATGGCCGCGGGTACATCCTGTTCGGCCGGGAAACGGACTTCTCCCATCCCCTGCCATTTACCAGCTTCGATTTCGGTGAAGGTGGTGGCCTTGTGGTCCGGGGCAGCCAGGAAGACGGGCTTTTTGGCTTTTCGGCGGCCTCCTCATGGGACATGAACGGCGACGGGTTTGCCGAAGCCCTGTTTGGTTCACATTCCTACCAGACCCAAGCTGAAGGCACCTATCACGGGCTTGCCTGGATTGCCCGTGGCACCGATAGCCATACCGGCGGGTTTGAATCCGGTGACATTGGCGGAGAGGGTCTCCCCGGTAACCGGATATCCCACCCAGGAAATTCGGGATACGGATTCGGGTTTGCGCTCGCCGGAAGCGGCGATGTGAACGGCGATGGATACGCCGACATTGCTGTTTCCAATCCCTGGCTGCACATCGAGGGCGATAACTCCGGACGGGCCTACGTCGTGACCGGCAGCCCCGTCATGAACGACAATAACAACCGGGTGCCATCAATCGCTTTGTCTGCCGATGGCTATGGATGGTATTTGGGCCACAGCGTGGCGTTCGCCGACGTGAACGGCGACGGGTACAGCGACCTGATCGTTGGCGTACCGGCCTTTGGGGTCGAGGGCGAAGGCTCGGAAGGCATCGTGGCAGTACGGTTTGGATACAGCGGATACAGTGAGGGGTTCCCATATAACCAGTCCTTGGGAAGCCTGAACGGGTCCAACGGTTTCATGCTGTTTGGCAGTGCCGCCAACGATGGAACCGGAAGGTCCGTCGCCGGTATCGGCGATTTCAACGGGGATGGCTTCGACGACATTCTCATCGGGGCTCCGTTTGCAGACCCGACTACCGGCGATATCGAAGGGATCAACAGCGCCGGAAAGGCCTATATCGTTTTCGGCAAGGCTGACTGGACAGCCGATGGCGGCACGATGTCACTCAGCACGCTGAACGGCATGAACGGTATCACCGTTAGCGGAACACTGGCGGGCAGCATGCTCGGCTACTCGGTTGCCGCCGGCGGCGACATCAACGGCGACGGTTTCGCGGACGTCCTGATCGGCTCACTCGGCTATTACGGGGACGGGAAACAGGTACTGGTCCTGTTTGGCGGCGACGTGACCGGCAGCGTAACGGCTGAAGGCACAGCAGCCGGTGATACCCTGTCCGTGTCGGGTGGCGGCGCCGCCGTGGGAGGCCGCGGGAACGACATCATCACCGCTACCGGCGAGGGAAATACGCTGATCGGCGGCGCTGGCCATGACCTGTTCGAAGTCAGCGAGCCGTATTTCCAGAAGGTGGACGGCGGCTCCGGCTTTGACGTCCTTCGCTTCACCCAAAGCGGCTACACGATCAGAACGGGCAAAGGCTGGTGGTCGAATAACCGCAACGCCGGGCTGGATATCCGGAATATCGAGGCGATCGACCTTGGCGGAACAGGTGAAGGGAATGCTCTCCAATTGTCCCGCGGAGCGATCTCGCTCATGTCCACCACATCGTCGTCTCTGTATATTCTTGGTGGAACGAACGATTACGCCTGTACCTATGGCACCTCATGGAGCATGGGAGATGGCCAGTCGATCGATATTGGTGGCGATACCATCCAGTTCGGCCGCCGGGACCATGACGGCCTCAGCCTGTTCATCCAGGAAGGCATGACTTTCAGCGACAGTTGCGACTGACCGCCTTTGATGGATAACGACGACTACGAGGGAACCCCGGTTCAGGGGATGGCACAGCCCGCCCCGCAGGGGCGCGGCGGACGGCCCGGCGCGGCCATGACGGCCGGAATCAATAACGCAGCCGCGCAACCTGATGTACATCCACAAAAGTTCGACGTCTCCGCCTCGCGGGGGTTTCCGGCCTGGCTTCACCGGATGGGCGCGAGCCTGTCGTTCACCACCTATCAGGCCGGCAAGGTGTTTTTCATCGGTCTCAATCCCGACGGCCGCCTGTCACTCTTCGAGCGTACGATCCCCCGCTGCCTGGGCATGACCTTCCACCAGAACAGCCTCTATATCAGTTCGCTCTGGCAGATCTGGCGGTTCGAGAACGTGCTGCCTCCGGGGCAGCTCCACGACGGCTACGACCGGCTCTACAAGCCGCAGATGAGCTGGGTAACGGGGGATCTGGATGTTCACGACATGGCCGTGGACAAAAACGGGCGGCTGCTGTTCGTGAACACGCTGTTCTGCTGCCTGGCAACGGTCAGCGGCGCGCACAGCTTCGTGCCCCTCTGGAAACCACCGTTCATCAGCAAGCTGGCCGCCGAGGACCGCTGCCACCTGAACGGCCTCGCCATGAAGGATGGCTTGCCCAAATACATGACCGCCGTGGCCGAGTCCGACGGCCCTGATGGCTGGCGTGAGCACCGCCGTTCGGGCGGCATTGTCATTGACATCGACACGAATGAAATCGTCTGCCGCGGCCTCAGCATGCCGCACTCCCCGCGCTGGCACGACGGGAGACTGTGGCTTCACAACTCGGGCACGGGCGAGTTCGGCTTCGCGGACCTGAAGACCGGCAAGTTCGAGCCCGTGGCCTTCTGCCCCGGCTACCTGCGGGGGCTCGATTTCATCGGCCAGTTCGCCGTAACCGGCCTTTCCCGCATACGGACGCGCAACACCAAGAGCTTCGGCGGCCTCCAGCTCGACGAGAAGCTGGCCGAAAAGAA of the Deltaproteobacteria bacterium genome contains:
- a CDS encoding YceI family protein yields the protein MTTRTRFFLATALAAALPLAGASSANATHKIDPVHTYVMFKVLHIGAAYNWGRFNDISGSISLNTEKPEASAVDFTIKPASVDTNNAKRDDHLRGPDFFLAKQFPNATFKSRSVKKSGDKTWDVSGDLTIRGVTKPLSFTFTEVGRVKNQTGKEVVGGHTTFTIKRSDFGVNYGIPNIADEVELHVSVEAIAE
- the ilvD gene encoding dihydroxy-acid dehydratase produces the protein MPNDLNRRSRLTTEGISRAPNRAMLRGVGFLDTDFSRPMIGVASLYSQITPCNDHLDRLARKASEGIRAAGGVPQIFGAPTASDGIQMGHLGMRYSLVSREVIADSIEVVAGGMNHDGILAFGGCDKNMPGCLMAMVRMNVPSIFVYGGSILPGVGADGTDIDIATVFEAVGRQQAGTLSTDEVDRIEFEACPGPGACGGMYTANTMSSAIEAMGMSLPYSASMPAVTAGKERESFLAGKALVNLIEKDIRPRQIVTKKALENAYTLVLALGGSTNAVLHLLAIAYEAEVEWTLDDMNRLGDKVPHLADLKPGGRYVMNDLHRVGGTPAVLKALLDRGMLHGDCLTVTGRTLAENLKGVASIYQRKQDVVKPFDAPMYPTGHLVVLRGNLAPGGAVAKVAGLPEEARRITGPARVFEGEEACFAAIQAKQIRAGDVIVIRGEGPVGGPGMREMLAVTAALVGQGLGEKVGLLTDGRFSGASHGLVVGHVTPEAWTGGPIGLLKEGDKVTIDAVRKLLAVDLSDAELEKRRAAWKQPELKVKRGVLAKYARTVRPASEGATTA
- a CDS encoding FG-GAP repeat protein, translating into MPIQNGRQRKLLATTILFATLFFTGCSFAVVPQTWPAIMVAMVLVFAAACGNGTTSTSTDDDDDDLTGCGPRQTIVEIFDNDVDNCIGFRITLSGDNGLGRSVAPAGDINGDGFDDILIGLSRRDLSNEGRGSAVVLKGKAGPFSDISLDSLSSGDGFRIDGQDEAVYVYEGGAYYWEWDQDQRFGRALAGGTDFNGDGFADMIFGSHLTRWGYYYEWTGEGAFTEGYDNYDNGRGYILFGRETDFSHPLPFTSFDFGEGGGLVVRGSQEDGLFGFSAASSWDMNGDGFAEALFGSHSYQTQAEGTYHGLAWIARGTDSHTGGFESGDIGGEGLPGNRISHPGNSGYGFGFALAGSGDVNGDGYADIAVSNPWLHIEGDNSGRAYVVTGSPVMNDNNNRVPSIALSADGYGWYLGHSVAFADVNGDGYSDLIVGVPAFGVEGEGSEGIVAVRFGYSGYSEGFPYNQSLGSLNGSNGFMLFGSAANDGTGRSVAGIGDFNGDGFDDILIGAPFADPTTGDIEGINSAGKAYIVFGKADWTADGGTMSLSTLNGMNGITVSGTLAGSMLGYSVAAGGDINGDGFADVLIGSLGYYGDGKQVLVLFGGDVTGSVTAEGTAAGDTLSVSGGGAAVGGRGNDIITATGEGNTLIGGAGHDLFEVSEPYFQKVDGGSGFDVLRFTQSGYTIRTGKGWWSNNRNAGLDIRNIEAIDLGGTGEGNALQLSRGAISLMSTTSSSLYILGGTNDYACTYGTSWSMGDGQSIDIGGDTIQFGRRDHDGLSLFIQEGMTFSDSCD
- a CDS encoding TIGR03032 family protein; this encodes MTAGINNAAAQPDVHPQKFDVSASRGFPAWLHRMGASLSFTTYQAGKVFFIGLNPDGRLSLFERTIPRCLGMTFHQNSLYISSLWQIWRFENVLPPGQLHDGYDRLYKPQMSWVTGDLDVHDMAVDKNGRLLFVNTLFCCLATVSGAHSFVPLWKPPFISKLAAEDRCHLNGLAMKDGLPKYMTAVAESDGPDGWREHRRSGGIVIDIDTNEIVCRGLSMPHSPRWHDGRLWLHNSGTGEFGFADLKTGKFEPVAFCPGYLRGLDFIGQFAVTGLSRIRTRNTKSFGGLQLDEKLAEKKLSSRSGIFIIDLKSGDITDWFQVEGAVEELYDTAILPGVHRPMAVGFLGDEVRRMLTMADPAAKKPA